Proteins from one Bradyrhizobium amphicarpaeae genomic window:
- the hisE gene encoding phosphoribosyl-ATP diphosphatase, translating into MSDSLERLYLAVLAARDLDPATSRTARLFQRGPSKMAKKLAEEAIEVVIDAVNGDTDAVIRESADLLYNLTVLWASAGVRPEDVWREMTRREDMLGIAEKLPKSSMKLPKVAAPRGAARRPIVALEGRTARKRH; encoded by the coding sequence ATGAGTGATTCGCTTGAGCGGCTATATCTGGCTGTGCTCGCGGCCAGAGATCTTGATCCGGCAACGTCGCGGACAGCCCGGCTGTTTCAGCGCGGGCCCTCGAAAATGGCAAAGAAGCTTGCCGAAGAGGCCATTGAGGTCGTGATCGATGCCGTCAACGGCGACACCGATGCCGTGATCCGGGAAAGCGCCGACCTCTTGTACAATCTCACCGTGCTCTGGGCCTCTGCGGGCGTGCGCCCCGAGGACGTCTGGCGCGAGATGACCCGGCGGGAAGACATGCTCGGCATCGCCGAGAAGCTGCCGAAATCGTCGATGAAGCTGCCTAAAGTCGCGGCACCACGCGGGGCTGCCCGGCGGCCGATTGTCGCGCTCGAAGGCCGTACCGCGCGCAAGCGCCACTAG
- a CDS encoding thioesterase family protein, with product MPPIYRVDGDSVVTSPDAAGPWDRRMQHGSAPASLVTWAAERIPTPVTMDIARVTIDLMRPVPVAPLTIVTGVLREGRKIQLCEIKLLADGVQVVGATVLKIRRQALSLPDDVKALPVTLPLPEDSLVEDGHAATSPFVRSVSMRAARGRFGQAGAGAIWFRVDHPLIEGEAISQAMRAVVAADFSNGTASTLDFRAWTYINADLTVNLARQPVGEWILLDGDSWIGPDGAGLAMSRLADRQGYFGRAVQSLVIEKR from the coding sequence ATGCCTCCCATCTATCGCGTCGACGGCGACAGTGTCGTCACCAGTCCCGATGCCGCCGGTCCCTGGGACCGGCGCATGCAGCACGGCTCGGCGCCGGCCTCGCTGGTGACATGGGCGGCCGAACGCATACCGACGCCTGTGACGATGGACATCGCGCGCGTCACCATCGATCTGATGCGTCCGGTGCCGGTCGCGCCGCTGACGATCGTGACTGGCGTCTTGCGCGAGGGTCGCAAGATCCAGCTCTGCGAAATCAAGCTGCTCGCCGACGGCGTGCAGGTGGTCGGTGCCACCGTGCTCAAGATCAGGCGTCAGGCATTGTCGTTGCCCGACGACGTCAAGGCGCTGCCGGTGACGCTGCCCTTGCCGGAGGACTCGTTGGTCGAGGACGGTCACGCCGCCACCAGCCCGTTCGTGCGTTCGGTCTCGATGCGCGCCGCGCGCGGCCGCTTCGGGCAGGCCGGCGCCGGCGCGATCTGGTTTCGCGTCGACCATCCGCTGATCGAGGGGGAAGCGATCTCGCAGGCGATGCGCGCCGTGGTCGCCGCCGATTTCTCCAACGGCACCGCCTCGACGCTCGACTTCCGCGCCTGGACCTACATCAACGCCGATCTCACGGTGAACTTGGCGCGCCAGCCTGTCGGGGAGTGGATTTTGCTCGACGGCGATTCCTGGATCGGCCCCGACGGCGCGGGACTTGCGATGTCGCGGCTTGCGGACAGGCAGGGCTATTTCGGCCGCGCGGTGCAGAGCCTCGTCATCGAAAAGCGATAG
- a CDS encoding AMP-binding protein, with translation MSDPLHASSPTCAQTLRALSRYPGRTAFAWPGGSLSYQGTIDLIGRIQGVFMRCSLQPGARVAFLTANRADTWCAGVAAQLSRLCITWLHPLGSLEDQLFQLEDSEAEMLVVDAAAFRDRGGELSTRATGLKAVFTMGPAGYGVDLLAAIESAGHAGAQCLAGPDDLSTLNYTGGTTGKSKGALRYHRENAGAAAAILADFEIPEAARYLTVAPISHVAGTKVLPTLMRGGTVHMLKGFDPEAVLATIARERINFTLFVPTMIYVLLDHPALDKTDLSSLELVLYGASAMSPSRLVEGIERIGPVFSQLYGQTECYPVSVLRKADHDLKAPELFLSCGFPIAACEVKILGDDDQEVKTGEAGEICVRAPHVMAEYWKRPDITAETLKNGWVHTGDIARKDERGYMFILDRKKDMIVSGGFNIFPREIEDVLSQHADVAMVAVVGVPDEKWGEAVTAIVVPREGARPDPDELIDLVKTRKGSAHAPKQIQFVKQLPMTGVGKVDKKVLRAGFWSGRDRMVG, from the coding sequence ATGTCCGATCCGCTTCACGCATCGTCGCCGACTTGCGCGCAGACGCTACGGGCGCTCTCGCGCTATCCCGGCCGCACCGCGTTCGCATGGCCCGGGGGATCGCTGAGCTATCAAGGCACGATCGACCTGATCGGACGCATCCAGGGCGTGTTCATGCGGTGTAGCCTGCAGCCCGGTGCGCGTGTCGCCTTCCTCACCGCGAACCGCGCCGACACCTGGTGCGCCGGCGTCGCCGCGCAATTGTCGCGGCTCTGCATCACCTGGCTGCATCCGCTGGGGTCGCTGGAGGACCAGTTGTTCCAGCTCGAGGACTCCGAGGCCGAGATGCTGGTGGTCGATGCGGCCGCCTTCCGCGACCGCGGCGGCGAGCTCTCCACGCGGGCAACCGGGCTAAAGGCGGTGTTCACCATGGGGCCTGCGGGTTATGGCGTCGATCTGCTGGCGGCCATCGAAAGCGCGGGACACGCCGGCGCGCAGTGCCTTGCCGGCCCCGACGATCTCTCCACGCTGAACTACACCGGCGGCACCACAGGCAAATCCAAGGGCGCGCTGCGCTATCACCGCGAGAATGCCGGAGCCGCCGCCGCGATCCTCGCCGATTTCGAGATCCCCGAGGCTGCACGCTATCTCACGGTTGCCCCCATCAGCCATGTCGCAGGCACGAAAGTGCTGCCGACCCTGATGCGCGGCGGCACCGTGCACATGCTGAAAGGATTCGATCCCGAGGCCGTGCTGGCCACGATCGCGCGCGAGCGCATCAACTTCACGCTGTTCGTGCCGACCATGATCTACGTGCTGCTCGACCATCCCGCGCTGGACAAGACCGACCTGTCCTCGCTCGAGCTGGTGCTCTACGGGGCGTCGGCGATGTCGCCGAGCAGGCTGGTCGAGGGCATCGAGCGCATCGGGCCGGTGTTCTCTCAGCTCTACGGCCAGACCGAATGCTACCCGGTCTCGGTGCTGCGCAAGGCGGATCACGATCTCAAGGCACCAGAGCTATTTTTGTCCTGCGGCTTCCCGATCGCAGCCTGCGAGGTCAAAATCCTCGGCGACGACGACCAGGAAGTGAAGACGGGCGAGGCCGGCGAGATCTGCGTGCGCGCCCCGCACGTGATGGCGGAATACTGGAAGCGCCCCGACATCACCGCCGAGACGCTGAAGAACGGCTGGGTCCACACCGGCGACATCGCGCGCAAGGACGAGCGCGGCTACATGTTCATCCTCGACCGCAAGAAGGACATGATCGTCTCAGGCGGCTTCAACATCTTCCCGCGCGAGATCGAGGACGTGCTGTCGCAGCACGCCGATGTCGCGATGGTCGCGGTCGTCGGCGTCCCCGACGAGAAATGGGGCGAAGCCGTCACCGCCATCGTCGTTCCGCGCGAGGGCGCGAGGCCCGATCCGGACGAGTTGATCGACCTCGTGAAGACCCGAAAAGGCTCGGCGCATGCGCCCAAGCAGATCCAGTTCGTCAAGCAATTGCCGATGACCGGCGTCGGCAAGGTCGACAAGAAAGTGCTGCGCGCGGGCTTCTGGAGCGGGCGGGACCGGATGGTGGGTTAG
- a CDS encoding NAD(P)H-dependent flavin oxidoreductase: MSMPALFKGRLSIPVIGSPLFIISVPDLVIAQCKAGVVGSFPSLNARPPELLDEWLARITEELAAYDRAHPDKPSAPFAVNQIVHKSNNRLDHDMQLCAKYKVPMVISSLGAREELNQAVHGWGGIVFHDVINQKFAHKAIEKGADGLILVAAGAGGHAGTISPLAFVAETRKWFDGPIALSGAIGNGRAIRAARILGADFAYIGSAFIATKEANAVEKYKEMIAGSTADDIVYSNLFTGVHGNYLKPSILAAGMDPENLPTSDPSKMNFGTDASGERAKPKAWKEIWGSGQGIGSVEAILPAAELIARFKKEYDEAIDPPL; encoded by the coding sequence ATGTCCATGCCCGCCTTGTTCAAGGGACGCCTGTCGATCCCCGTGATCGGCTCGCCGCTCTTCATCATCTCGGTGCCCGATCTCGTGATCGCGCAGTGCAAGGCGGGTGTGGTCGGCTCTTTTCCGTCGCTGAACGCGCGGCCGCCGGAGCTGCTCGACGAATGGCTGGCGCGGATCACCGAGGAGCTCGCGGCCTATGACCGCGCCCATCCCGACAAGCCGTCGGCGCCGTTCGCGGTCAACCAGATCGTGCACAAGTCGAACAACCGGCTCGATCACGACATGCAGCTCTGCGCCAAGTACAAGGTGCCGATGGTCATCTCCTCGCTCGGCGCGCGGGAAGAGCTGAACCAGGCGGTGCACGGCTGGGGCGGTATCGTCTTTCACGACGTGATCAACCAGAAGTTTGCGCACAAGGCGATCGAGAAGGGCGCCGACGGCCTGATCCTGGTCGCGGCCGGCGCCGGCGGCCACGCCGGCACCATCTCGCCGCTGGCCTTTGTTGCTGAAACGCGAAAGTGGTTCGACGGTCCGATCGCACTGTCGGGCGCCATCGGCAACGGCAGGGCAATTCGCGCCGCGCGCATCCTCGGCGCCGACTTCGCCTATATCGGCTCCGCCTTCATTGCCACCAAGGAAGCCAACGCGGTCGAGAAGTACAAGGAGATGATCGCGGGATCGACGGCCGACGACATCGTTTATTCCAACCTCTTCACCGGCGTTCACGGCAATTACCTGAAGCCCTCGATCCTCGCCGCCGGCATGGATCCGGAAAACCTGCCGACCTCCGATCCGTCCAAGATGAATTTCGGCACCGACGCATCAGGCGAGCGCGCCAAGCCGAAGGCCTGGAAGGAAATCTGGGGCTCGGGCCAGGGCATCGGCAGCGTCGAGGCCATCCTGCCCGCTGCCGAGCTGATCGCGCGCTTCAAGAAGGAATACGACGAAGCGATCGATCCGCCGCTATAG
- a CDS encoding aspartate ammonia-lyase, which produces MSRTEQDFLGQREIADDIYYGVQTIRGKENFHITGIPMNQEPFFVKALGYVKKAAAMANRDLGAIDAKVAEAIILGCDRVIAGDMMDQFVTDFIQGGAGTSTNMNANEVIANLALESLGFKKGDYQHVSPNDHVNYGQSTNDTYPTAFRLALILRLESYMTALRQLQEAFFTKGREFDRVLKMGRTHLQDAVPMSLGAEFRGWGTTMGEEVDRISEARALLREINLGATAIGTSVTAAHGYPKLAVRHLSALTGVDFILAGDLVEATSDTGAYVQLSGVLKRTASKLTKICNDIRLLASGPRAGFNEINLPQLQPGSSIMPGKVNPVIPEVVNQTSFLVIGLDTTVTLAASAGQLQLNVMEPVISFALFFSIRTMERAVNSLRENCVVGITANEEHTRNMVLNSLGIVTVLKPLLGYKQCAEIAREGYKSGKSLHQIVVVERKLLTQEKWDEMFSFERLINPDLIG; this is translated from the coding sequence ATGAGCCGGACGGAGCAGGACTTCCTCGGACAGCGTGAGATCGCCGACGACATCTATTACGGCGTCCAGACCATCCGGGGTAAGGAGAACTTCCACATCACCGGCATTCCGATGAACCAGGAGCCTTTCTTCGTGAAGGCGCTCGGTTACGTCAAGAAGGCCGCCGCCATGGCCAACCGCGACCTCGGCGCGATCGACGCCAAGGTGGCCGAGGCGATCATCCTCGGCTGCGACCGTGTCATCGCCGGCGACATGATGGACCAGTTCGTCACCGACTTCATCCAGGGCGGCGCCGGTACCTCCACCAACATGAACGCCAACGAGGTAATCGCGAACCTCGCGCTGGAATCGCTCGGCTTCAAAAAGGGCGACTACCAGCACGTCAGCCCCAACGATCACGTCAATTACGGCCAGTCGACCAACGACACCTATCCGACCGCCTTTCGCCTCGCGCTGATCCTGCGGCTCGAGAGCTACATGACCGCGCTGCGCCAGCTGCAGGAAGCCTTCTTCACCAAGGGCCGCGAGTTCGACCGCGTCCTGAAGATGGGCCGCACGCATCTGCAGGACGCGGTGCCGATGTCGCTCGGCGCCGAATTCCGGGGATGGGGCACCACCATGGGCGAGGAGGTCGATCGGATCTCCGAGGCGAGGGCACTGCTGCGCGAGATCAATCTCGGCGCCACCGCGATCGGGACCTCCGTCACGGCGGCACACGGTTATCCCAAGCTCGCCGTTCGCCATTTGAGTGCGCTCACCGGCGTCGATTTCATCCTTGCCGGCGATTTGGTCGAGGCGACCTCGGACACCGGCGCCTATGTGCAGCTTTCCGGCGTGCTCAAGCGCACCGCGAGCAAGCTGACCAAGATCTGCAACGACATCCGCCTGCTCGCCTCCGGGCCGCGTGCCGGCTTCAACGAGATCAACCTGCCGCAATTGCAGCCGGGCTCCTCGATCATGCCGGGCAAGGTCAACCCTGTGATCCCCGAGGTCGTCAACCAGACCAGCTTCCTCGTCATCGGGCTCGACACCACGGTGACGCTCGCGGCCAGCGCAGGCCAGCTCCAGCTCAACGTGATGGAGCCGGTGATCTCGTTCGCGCTGTTCTTCTCGATCCGCACCATGGAGCGCGCGGTCAACTCCTTGCGCGAAAACTGCGTCGTCGGCATCACGGCGAATGAGGAGCACACCCGCAACATGGTGCTGAACTCGCTCGGCATCGTCACCGTGCTGAAGCCGCTGCTCGGCTACAAGCAGTGCGCCGAGATCGCGCGCGAGGGTTACAAGAGCGGCAAGTCGCTGCACCAGATCGTGGTGGTCGAGCGCAAGCTGCTGACCCAGGAGAAATGGGACGAAATGTTCTCGTTCGAGCGGCTGATCAACCCGGATCTGATCGGGTAG
- a CDS encoding YqaA family protein has protein sequence MVLHRGAMLKRIYDWCIDAAHKPYALWIMGAVSFAESSFFPVPPDVMLIPMSLARPQRAWLYAMVCTVTSVLGGIVGYAIGALLFDSVGQWLIQVYGLGGKVEAFRASYAEWGAVIILLKGLTPIPYKLVTITSGFAGYNILLFVLCSIVARGGRFFIVAILLNRYGDWIRVKIEKHLGLVVAVGAAVLVLGFVVAIKLI, from the coding sequence ATGGTGCTTCATCGCGGCGCCATGCTGAAACGTATCTACGATTGGTGCATCGACGCCGCCCATAAGCCCTACGCGCTCTGGATCATGGGGGCCGTGTCTTTCGCCGAGAGCTCCTTCTTTCCGGTCCCGCCGGATGTGATGCTGATCCCGATGTCGCTGGCGCGCCCGCAGCGCGCCTGGCTCTATGCGATGGTCTGTACCGTCACCTCGGTGCTCGGCGGCATCGTCGGCTACGCAATCGGTGCGCTGCTGTTCGACTCCGTCGGCCAATGGCTGATTCAGGTCTACGGCCTCGGCGGCAAGGTCGAGGCCTTTCGCGCCTCCTATGCGGAATGGGGCGCGGTGATCATCCTGCTCAAGGGGCTGACGCCGATCCCCTACAAGCTCGTGACGATTACCTCGGGCTTTGCGGGCTACAACATCCTCCTGTTCGTTCTGTGCTCGATCGTTGCGCGTGGGGGACGCTTTTTCATCGTGGCGATTCTGCTGAACCGCTATGGCGACTGGATCCGCGTGAAGATCGAGAAGCATCTCGGTCTCGTGGTGGCGGTCGGTGCTGCCGTGCTGGTGCTCGGCTTCGTGGTGGCGATCAAGCTAATCTAG
- a CDS encoding PAS domain-containing hybrid sensor histidine kinase/response regulator, giving the protein MAAGAGLAIIANEAVKTADLRSLVRWLNDQPSWSDFPIVLLTRQGGGPERNPDAMRLGQALGNVTFIERPFHPTTLVSVVGSAIRGRRRQYQSRAILETLTESEGLLQTALSAGRLGALELHLPSLRLEASHTCKLFFGRRPEQEFSYQDLLESVHPDDRARRQTVFDRAVASGGDYSIEYRNVWPDCSQHWVDIRARAVLRPDGSVRSLVGVCSDITARKVAEIERENLLAQLAAERTALAELTATLEQRVEQRTADLMTEVAAREKAQDQLRQAQKMETIGQLTGGVAHDFNNLLMAVMGNLDLLRKRIPDDPRLRRLIDGALQGAERGASLTQRLLAFARQQDLRAEAVDLGTLIRGMSDLLERSLGPRVELRLDVPDRVPPARVDSNQLELAILNLAINARDAMPDGGSIEIRIRDDQADEEARLPPGQYLALSVIDTGEGMSAETLKRAVEPFFSSKPVGKGTGLGLSMVHGLAVQLGGALQLSSEVGVGTTATLILPVATQLPKVEASIPVRRQAGRSAVILFVDDDPLIAMSTTEMLEDLGHRVIGVSSGLHALDIIRSGQKIDLMVTDHVMPGMTGLELAAASRQLRPTLPILLATGYAELPEGTQLDLPRLAKPYHQDQLRDRLDQMLR; this is encoded by the coding sequence ATGGCGGCCGGTGCGGGGCTTGCCATCATCGCCAACGAAGCCGTGAAGACCGCGGATTTGCGCAGTCTCGTCAGGTGGCTGAACGACCAGCCCTCATGGTCGGACTTTCCGATCGTTTTGCTCACCCGCCAGGGCGGCGGTCCGGAACGCAATCCGGACGCCATGCGGCTCGGGCAGGCACTCGGCAACGTGACGTTCATCGAACGGCCGTTCCATCCGACCACGCTGGTCAGCGTCGTCGGATCGGCGATCCGGGGGCGGCGCCGCCAGTACCAGTCACGCGCGATCCTCGAGACCCTCACCGAGAGCGAAGGCCTGCTGCAAACGGCATTGAGTGCCGGTCGGCTCGGTGCACTCGAACTGCATTTGCCGTCCCTGAGGCTCGAGGCCTCCCATACCTGCAAGCTGTTCTTCGGGCGACGGCCAGAGCAGGAATTTTCCTATCAGGATCTGCTAGAATCGGTGCACCCGGACGACCGCGCCCGCCGGCAGACCGTGTTCGACCGCGCCGTCGCCAGCGGCGGCGATTACAGCATCGAATATCGAAACGTCTGGCCTGACTGCTCCCAGCATTGGGTGGATATAAGGGCGCGAGCGGTGCTTCGGCCCGACGGCAGTGTGCGATCGCTGGTCGGGGTGTGCTCCGACATCACCGCGCGCAAGGTCGCCGAGATCGAGCGCGAAAATCTGCTGGCCCAGCTTGCTGCAGAGCGGACTGCGCTCGCCGAACTCACGGCCACACTCGAGCAGCGCGTCGAGCAGCGCACCGCGGATCTGATGACCGAGGTCGCCGCGCGCGAAAAGGCGCAGGATCAATTGCGGCAGGCGCAAAAAATGGAGACCATCGGCCAGTTGACCGGCGGGGTCGCGCACGACTTCAACAATCTGTTGATGGCCGTGATGGGCAATCTCGATCTGCTACGCAAGCGCATCCCGGACGACCCGCGCCTGCGCCGGCTGATCGATGGCGCGTTGCAGGGCGCGGAACGGGGGGCGTCGTTGACGCAACGTCTGCTCGCGTTCGCCCGCCAGCAGGATCTGCGGGCGGAAGCGGTCGACCTCGGCACGTTGATCCGGGGGATGAGCGACCTGCTCGAGCGCTCGCTTGGTCCCCGGGTCGAGCTGCGCCTGGACGTTCCAGATCGCGTGCCCCCGGCGCGAGTCGATTCCAACCAGCTTGAACTCGCGATCTTGAACCTCGCCATCAACGCGCGCGATGCGATGCCCGATGGGGGCTCGATCGAAATCCGCATCCGCGACGATCAGGCGGACGAAGAGGCGCGGCTGCCGCCGGGGCAGTATCTCGCGCTGTCCGTGATCGACACCGGCGAAGGCATGTCTGCAGAGACGTTGAAGCGGGCAGTGGAGCCGTTCTTTTCCTCGAAGCCGGTTGGGAAGGGAACCGGACTTGGGCTTTCGATGGTCCACGGTCTTGCCGTGCAGCTCGGGGGAGCCCTCCAGCTCTCCAGCGAAGTCGGAGTGGGCACCACGGCGACCCTGATCCTTCCGGTCGCCACCCAGCTTCCGAAAGTGGAGGCGTCTATCCCGGTGCGACGACAGGCCGGCCGATCCGCCGTCATCCTTTTTGTCGACGACGATCCGCTGATCGCAATGTCGACCACCGAGATGCTCGAAGATCTCGGGCACCGCGTCATCGGCGTCAGCTCGGGCCTGCACGCCCTCGATATCATTCGCAGCGGGCAGAAAATCGATCTCATGGTGACCGATCACGTCATGCCCGGCATGACCGGGCTCGAACTAGCGGCCGCGTCGCGTCAACTGCGACCAACATTGCCGATACTACTTGCGACCGGGTATGCCGAACTGCCCGAGGGAACCCAGCTGGATCTGCCGAGGCTGGCCAAGCCTTACCATCAGGATCAGCTCCGCGATCGCCTTGATCAGATGCTCCGCTGA
- a CDS encoding ABC transporter substrate-binding protein — protein MTGFKTTALRCLLALSLSLASLVARDVGAAESAAPSVAIHFTFDRPLDASMAPFFLAAKDGRFSAERLNVSFNSATGAPEALARVAKGDSELALVDINELIRLRDKEDSAPVKAVFVLFNRAPYAIVARRSRGIEVLSNLDGKTVGVADGDLSMQLWPALVQQNGIKASRVKFHKIGAAVREPILSAGQVDAVAGFNYLSAVNLRDRGVPGADLVVLRFADYGCEAYGFALVANPAFAAAKPDAVKGFVRALIAGINATVKEPARAADEAASRIDGGDRDLELERLRTVLVDNILTDEVKRNGLGGVEPARLERSIDQIAQDFKFRKRPTAGDIFDDRFLPPVESRLIN, from the coding sequence ATGACAGGATTCAAGACGACCGCCCTCCGTTGCCTGCTGGCTCTCTCGCTCTCGCTTGCATCGCTCGTTGCACGCGATGTCGGTGCGGCCGAGAGCGCTGCGCCGTCCGTTGCGATCCATTTCACCTTCGATCGTCCGTTGGACGCGAGCATGGCGCCGTTCTTCCTTGCGGCGAAAGACGGCAGGTTCAGTGCCGAACGTCTCAACGTGTCCTTCAACAGCGCAACCGGAGCGCCGGAGGCGCTCGCGCGCGTCGCCAAGGGCGACAGCGAGCTTGCGCTCGTCGACATCAACGAGCTGATCCGGCTTCGCGACAAAGAGGACTCAGCGCCGGTCAAGGCGGTGTTCGTGCTGTTCAACCGCGCGCCCTACGCGATCGTCGCGCGCAGGAGCCGCGGCATCGAGGTATTGTCCAATCTCGACGGCAAGACCGTCGGCGTTGCCGACGGCGATCTGTCGATGCAGCTGTGGCCGGCGCTGGTGCAGCAGAACGGCATCAAGGCATCGCGCGTCAAATTCCACAAGATCGGCGCTGCAGTCCGCGAGCCGATCCTGTCCGCGGGACAGGTCGATGCGGTCGCGGGCTTCAACTATCTCTCCGCGGTGAACCTGCGCGACCGCGGCGTACCCGGAGCCGATCTCGTCGTGCTGCGTTTTGCCGACTATGGCTGCGAGGCCTATGGCTTCGCATTGGTGGCCAATCCCGCCTTCGCCGCGGCAAAGCCGGACGCCGTGAAAGGCTTCGTCCGCGCCTTGATCGCCGGCATCAATGCGACCGTCAAGGAGCCGGCGCGTGCGGCGGATGAGGCCGCGAGCCGTATCGACGGCGGCGACCGCGACCTGGAGCTGGAGCGCCTGCGCACCGTCCTCGTCGACAACATCCTGACCGACGAGGTCAAGCGCAACGGCCTCGGCGGCGTCGAGCCTGCGCGCCTTGAGCGCTCGATCGACCAGATCGCGCAGGACTTCAAATTCCGCAAGCGGCCCACGGCAGGCGACATCTTCGACGACAGGTTCCTGCCGCCGGTCGAAAGCCGGCTGATCAACTGA
- a CDS encoding ATPase domain-containing protein — protein MTSIEKFSARAQTGVWGLDNILSGGLSRGHVFLVEGAPGTGKTTVALQFLREGTKAGERCLYITLSETERELREGAASHGWTLDEGITVFELLPPESLLDSEQQQSLLYSSDLELGETTKQIFEAVDRIKPHRVVLDSLSEIRLLAQSSLRYRRQILAIKHFFSRFNTTVMLLDDLTADVADKTVHSVAHAVLRLEELAPDYGAERRRVRVIKYRGTKFRGGYHDATITTGGLNVFPRLVASEHRADLRRTTFSSGIAGLDQLLGGGVESGSSTLVLGPSGTGKSLIAIVFAVAAVARGEKAALFVFDEELGLLFSRMKGIGIDLDALRRDGSLAIEQVDAAELSPGEFAHMVRKRVDEEGIKAVVIDSLNGYQAAMPEENSLILHMHELLQYLNRRGAATFMTVAQHGLVGDMRAPVDVTYLADTVILLRYFEALGSVRRAISVIKKRMGQHESTIREFRIGGRGLAIGEPLEEFQGVLRGVPVYMGDPRPLLQEPGA, from the coding sequence ATGACTTCGATTGAGAAATTTTCTGCAAGGGCCCAAACCGGAGTTTGGGGTCTGGACAACATCCTGTCCGGCGGATTGTCGCGTGGGCACGTCTTCCTCGTGGAAGGCGCGCCTGGCACCGGCAAGACGACGGTGGCGCTGCAATTCCTGCGAGAGGGCACCAAGGCCGGCGAGAGGTGCCTGTACATTACCTTGTCCGAGACGGAGCGTGAGTTGCGCGAAGGCGCGGCGTCGCACGGCTGGACGCTGGACGAGGGCATTACTGTCTTCGAACTGCTGCCCCCTGAGAGCCTGCTTGATTCAGAGCAGCAGCAGAGCCTTCTCTACTCCTCCGATCTCGAACTCGGCGAGACGACCAAGCAGATTTTCGAGGCGGTCGATCGGATCAAGCCGCATCGCGTCGTGCTCGACAGTCTTTCCGAAATCCGGCTTCTCGCCCAAAGCTCGTTGCGGTACCGCAGGCAAATCCTGGCCATCAAGCACTTCTTCTCCAGATTCAATACGACCGTGATGCTTCTCGACGATCTCACGGCCGATGTCGCCGACAAGACCGTCCACAGCGTCGCGCATGCGGTTCTGCGCCTTGAGGAGCTCGCTCCGGACTATGGCGCGGAGCGCCGCCGTGTCCGCGTCATCAAGTATCGCGGCACCAAGTTTCGCGGCGGTTACCACGACGCAACCATCACCACGGGCGGCCTGAACGTGTTTCCGAGGCTGGTTGCCTCCGAGCACCGCGCCGATTTGCGGCGCACCACTTTTTCAAGCGGCATTGCGGGCTTAGACCAGTTACTGGGAGGTGGAGTGGAATCGGGTTCGAGCACGCTCGTTCTCGGTCCCTCCGGTACCGGCAAATCTCTCATCGCGATCGTGTTCGCCGTCGCGGCGGTGGCGCGGGGAGAGAAAGCGGCGCTGTTCGTGTTCGACGAGGAGCTTGGTCTGCTGTTCTCGCGCATGAAAGGCATCGGAATCGATCTCGACGCGCTGCGACGCGACGGCAGTCTTGCGATCGAACAGGTCGACGCGGCCGAACTCTCCCCGGGGGAGTTCGCTCACATGGTCCGCAAGCGGGTGGACGAGGAGGGTATCAAGGCCGTCGTGATCGACAGTCTCAATGGCTATCAGGCTGCCATGCCCGAGGAGAATTCGCTCATTCTCCACATGCATGAACTTTTGCAGTACCTCAATCGCCGCGGTGCCGCGACATTCATGACGGTTGCCCAGCACGGCCTCGTCGGTGACATGCGAGCGCCGGTCGACGTCACCTATCTCGCCGATACGGTCATCCTCCTGCGCTATTTCGAAGCGCTGGGCAGCGTGCGACGTGCGATATCCGTGATCAAGAAGCGAATGGGCCAGCATGAATCGACCATTCGCGAGTTCCGCATCGGCGGTCGTGGTCTGGCCATCGGCGAGCCCCTTGAGGAATTCCAGGGCGTTCTGCGCGGCGTGCCCGTTTACATGGGTGACCCGCGCCCCCTGCTCCAGGAGCCTGGTGCGTGA